Proteins co-encoded in one Armatimonadota bacterium genomic window:
- the aceA gene encoding isocitrate lyase, whose protein sequence is MTHDAVSDRRRGEAADLAREWASAPRWQGIRRDYTAEDVVRLRGSIRIDHTWARLAAERLWHLLTTRPYVPALGALTATQAVQMVKAGLPAIYLSGWQVAADGNLGEQVYPDQSLYPANSAPAAVRRITNALRRADQVDWAEGREERDWLVPVMADAEAGFGGPLNAYELTRALIEAGAAGVHFEDQLASEKKCGHLGGKVLVPTAHFIRTLTAARLAADVAGVPTVLMARTDALSATFLTSDVDPRDRAFTTGERTPEGYHVVRAGLEAAIARALAYAPYADLLWCETARPDLTEARRFAEAVHRAFPGKLLAYNCSPSFNWRRHLDERTVARFQRELAAMGYRFQFVTLAGFHTAAASMFELAHAFAAEGMPAYVRWQEREFELERLGYTATRHQREVGTGYFDQVALVISSGRASTLALRGSTEEEQFATLGSAARPPEA, encoded by the coding sequence ATGACGCACGACGCGGTCTCTGACCGCCGCCGGGGTGAGGCTGCCGACCTCGCCCGGGAGTGGGCCTCCGCTCCGCGCTGGCAGGGCATCCGGCGGGACTACACCGCCGAGGACGTTGTGCGCCTGCGCGGCTCGATCCGCATCGACCACACCTGGGCGCGCCTGGCGGCCGAGCGCCTGTGGCACCTGCTGACCACCCGTCCCTACGTGCCGGCATTGGGCGCTCTGACGGCCACCCAGGCGGTGCAGATGGTGAAGGCGGGGCTCCCCGCCATCTACCTGAGCGGCTGGCAGGTGGCCGCGGATGGGAACCTGGGCGAGCAGGTGTACCCCGACCAGAGTCTCTACCCCGCCAACAGCGCCCCGGCGGCCGTACGGCGGATCACCAACGCCCTGCGCCGCGCCGACCAGGTCGACTGGGCGGAGGGGCGGGAAGAGCGGGACTGGCTGGTCCCCGTCATGGCTGACGCGGAGGCCGGCTTTGGCGGACCGCTCAACGCCTATGAGCTCACGCGGGCGCTCATCGAGGCCGGCGCAGCCGGCGTCCACTTCGAAGACCAGCTGGCCTCAGAGAAGAAGTGCGGCCACCTGGGGGGCAAGGTCCTGGTGCCGACCGCGCACTTCATCCGCACGCTCACGGCCGCGCGACTGGCCGCCGACGTGGCCGGGGTGCCCACCGTCCTGATGGCGCGGACCGATGCCCTCTCCGCCACCTTCCTCACGAGCGACGTCGACCCGCGCGACCGGGCCTTCACCACGGGCGAGCGCACTCCCGAGGGCTACCACGTGGTGCGGGCGGGGCTGGAGGCCGCCATCGCCCGGGCGCTGGCCTACGCGCCCTATGCCGACCTGCTCTGGTGCGAGACCGCCCGGCCCGACCTGACGGAGGCGCGGCGCTTCGCCGAGGCGGTGCACCGGGCGTTCCCCGGCAAGCTGCTCGCCTACAACTGCTCCCCGTCCTTCAACTGGCGGCGCCACCTCGACGAGCGGACCGTCGCCCGCTTCCAGCGCGAGCTGGCGGCGATGGGCTACCGGTTCCAGTTCGTGACGCTGGCGGGCTTCCACACGGCCGCGGCGTCGATGTTCGAGCTGGCCCACGCCTTCGCCGCGGAGGGCATGCCGGCCTACGTCCGATGGCAGGAGCGCGAGTTCGAGCTGGAACGGCTGGGGTACACGGCCACGCGGCACCAGCGCGAGGTCGGCACCGGCTACTTCGACCAGGTGGCGCTGGTGATCTCGTCCGGGCGGGCCTCGACGCTGGCGCTGCGCGGGTCCACGGAGGAGGAGCAGTTCGCCACGCTGGGATCGGCGGCACGACCGCCCGAGGCGTGA
- a CDS encoding response regulator yields MNQPPVILIADDNPANLEILGTRLAASGYRILTAADGEQALAAARQHAPDLLLLDVMMPRLDGLEVCRRLKADPARPFLPVILVTARGDPQDVVAGLDAGADEYLTKPVDHSALVARVRSMLRIKALHDTVQEQAARLEAQARQLEAWNQQLERRVAEQLAQLERVGRLRRFLSPQLAELVVSAGEERLLESHRREITAVFCDLRGFTAFAETAEPEEVLGLLREYHGAVGEVVFAFGGTLERFVGDGILVFFNDPVPVSDPALRAVRMAVAMRERVQQLLEAWRRRGHALGFGVGIAEGFATLGAVGASWRMDYTAIGTVTNLASRLCDEAAPGQILVSQRVLADVETAVEAEPLGPLVLKGFSRPVPAYNVRALRTEAAQE; encoded by the coding sequence ATGAACCAGCCGCCGGTCATCCTCATCGCCGACGACAACCCCGCCAACCTGGAGATCCTGGGGACACGGCTGGCGGCGAGCGGCTACCGCATCCTCACGGCGGCCGACGGCGAGCAGGCGCTGGCCGCGGCCCGCCAGCACGCCCCGGACCTGCTGCTCCTGGACGTCATGATGCCGCGCCTCGACGGCCTGGAGGTGTGCCGCCGCCTCAAGGCCGACCCCGCCCGGCCGTTCCTGCCGGTCATCCTGGTCACGGCGCGGGGCGACCCGCAGGACGTCGTGGCCGGCCTGGACGCGGGTGCCGACGAGTACCTGACCAAGCCGGTCGACCACAGCGCCCTGGTGGCACGGGTGCGCTCGATGCTGCGGATCAAGGCTCTCCACGACACCGTGCAGGAGCAGGCGGCCCGGCTGGAGGCGCAGGCCCGGCAGCTCGAGGCCTGGAACCAGCAGCTGGAGCGGCGCGTCGCCGAGCAGCTCGCGCAGCTGGAGCGCGTCGGCCGCCTGCGTCGCTTCCTCTCGCCCCAGCTGGCCGAACTGGTGGTCTCCGCCGGGGAGGAGCGCCTCCTGGAGAGCCACCGCCGGGAGATCACGGCCGTGTTCTGCGACCTGCGGGGCTTCACCGCCTTCGCCGAGACGGCGGAGCCGGAAGAGGTGTTGGGCCTCTTGCGCGAGTACCACGGTGCCGTCGGGGAGGTGGTCTTCGCCTTCGGCGGCACGCTGGAGCGGTTCGTCGGGGACGGGATCCTGGTCTTCTTCAACGACCCGGTGCCGGTGAGCGATCCGGCGCTGCGGGCGGTGCGCATGGCGGTGGCCATGCGCGAGCGGGTCCAGCAGCTGCTGGAGGCGTGGCGGCGGCGCGGGCATGCGCTGGGGTTCGGCGTGGGCATCGCCGAGGGCTTCGCCACCCTGGGCGCGGTGGGGGCCTCGTGGCGGATGGACTACACCGCGATCGGCACCGTGACCAACCTGGCTTCGCGCCTGTGCGACGAGGCCGCCCCCGGCCAGATCCTGGTCAGCCAGCGGGTCTTGGCCGACGTCGAGACGGCGGTGGAGGCCGAGCCCCTCGGACCGCTCGTCCTCAAGGGCTTCTCCCGGCCGGTGCCGGCTTACAACGTCCGCGCGTTGCGCACCGAGGCCGCGCAGGAGTGA
- a CDS encoding response regulator, with protein sequence MAASARRILVVEDQEDNRRILRDLLTSAGYEVLEATTGEDGVTAAARYRPDLILMDIQLPVLDGYGATRRIKAAPELAHIPIIAVTSYALSGDDARAFEAGCDGYIAKPYNPRELLALVRRHLPPKA encoded by the coding sequence GTGGCCGCGTCCGCCCGACGCATTCTCGTCGTCGAGGACCAGGAGGACAACCGTCGCATCCTCCGGGACCTGCTCACGAGCGCGGGCTACGAGGTCCTGGAGGCGACGACGGGGGAAGACGGGGTGACCGCCGCCGCGCGCTACCGGCCCGACCTGATCCTCATGGACATCCAGCTCCCGGTGCTAGATGGCTACGGGGCCACCCGGCGCATCAAGGCCGCGCCGGAGCTGGCCCACATCCCCATCATCGCCGTGACCTCGTACGCGCTGAGCGGGGACGACGCCCGCGCCTTCGAGGCCGGGTGCGACGGCTACATCGCCAAGCCGTACAACCCCCGGGAGCTCCTGGCGCTCGTCCGCCGGCACCTGCCCCCCAAGGCGTGA
- a CDS encoding ATP-binding protein: protein MASSLTPRISLRTRLFLLLSGVVVTMTVLFVSLGLRFYAHEVQGELEVRARSLASLLAESVAGSFYDPGRFDRMRTYLENVRATPEVVYAYVFDREGRILADGTRENPHFRQVPADPFHGPAVRSPTALLQYRDSRFTAPGNVLDAAQPFFDTERERLGGVRIGFTLTSVQREIARARLAGLALGGLFVLGGMALSAWTSARLVRPVADLVRGTRLVAGGQLAVTIPVTTRDELGVLADSFNRMAAALGEQQAAIERKVGEQRALYEIGQEIIAQVALQPTLRLIVDRTRTLLDADMAALALREDGQDLFAMRAVAGEGSEALAAVRFRPGEGLGGRVARTGRPLIVGDYPTEVPDSPFLPLVRGIGARSHVAVPLTVQGSVTGVLYVVSRAPHKFGEVDRQLLTVLADQAAIAIEHARLFEDTRRYARELEGKVAERTRALQEANRQLEEKNRELEVANRHKSQFLANMSHELRTPLNAILGYTELVLDEIYGPVPERLREVLARVQQNGRHLLRLINDVLDLSKIEAGELRLSLADYSLADVVQSAVTAVEPLAAEKGLGLRAVVPEGLPRGRGDERRLLQVLLNLVGNAVKFTPAGEVRVAVRVVGDALEVSVSDTGPGIPEGEQERIFEEFHQVDSSSTRQAGGTGLGLAIARRIVALHGGRLGVRSQPGQGSTFWVLLPIRVEG, encoded by the coding sequence ATGGCGTCTTCGTTGACCCCGCGCATCAGCCTCCGGACGAGGCTGTTCCTCCTCCTCTCCGGCGTCGTCGTGACCATGACCGTCCTCTTCGTCTCCCTGGGGCTGCGGTTCTACGCCCACGAGGTGCAGGGGGAACTCGAGGTCCGCGCCCGCTCGCTGGCCTCGCTGCTGGCGGAGAGCGTGGCCGGCTCCTTCTACGATCCGGGCCGGTTCGACCGGATGCGTACCTACCTGGAGAACGTGCGGGCCACCCCCGAGGTCGTCTACGCCTACGTCTTCGACCGCGAGGGCCGGATCCTGGCCGACGGCACGCGCGAGAACCCGCACTTTCGACAGGTCCCGGCGGACCCGTTCCACGGTCCGGCCGTGCGCAGCCCGACCGCGCTGCTGCAGTACCGCGACTCCAGGTTCACCGCCCCGGGGAACGTGCTGGACGCCGCCCAGCCCTTCTTCGACACGGAACGGGAGCGCCTGGGCGGTGTGCGGATCGGGTTCACCCTCACCTCGGTGCAGCGGGAGATCGCCCGGGCCCGCCTCGCCGGCCTGGCGCTCGGCGGGCTCTTCGTCCTGGGGGGGATGGCGCTCTCAGCCTGGACGAGCGCGCGCCTGGTGCGTCCCGTGGCCGACCTCGTGCGCGGCACCCGGCTGGTGGCCGGCGGTCAGCTGGCCGTGACCATCCCCGTCACCACGCGCGACGAGCTGGGCGTGCTCGCGGACTCGTTCAACCGGATGGCGGCGGCCCTCGGGGAGCAACAGGCGGCCATCGAGCGCAAGGTTGGCGAGCAGCGCGCCCTCTACGAGATCGGGCAGGAGATCATCGCCCAGGTGGCGCTGCAGCCGACGCTGCGCCTCATCGTCGACCGGACCCGCACCCTGCTCGACGCCGACATGGCCGCGCTGGCGCTGCGCGAGGACGGCCAGGACCTCTTCGCCATGCGGGCCGTGGCCGGCGAGGGGAGCGAGGCGCTGGCGGCGGTGCGCTTCCGGCCCGGGGAGGGCCTGGGCGGCCGGGTGGCACGGACGGGGCGCCCGCTAATCGTCGGCGACTACCCGACGGAGGTGCCGGACAGTCCTTTCCTGCCGCTGGTCCGCGGCATCGGCGCGCGCTCCCACGTCGCCGTGCCGCTCACCGTGCAGGGGAGCGTGACGGGCGTCCTCTACGTGGTCAGCCGGGCGCCGCACAAGTTCGGCGAGGTCGACCGGCAGCTGCTCACCGTCCTGGCCGATCAGGCCGCCATCGCCATCGAGCACGCCCGGCTCTTCGAGGACACCCGCCGCTACGCCCGCGAGCTGGAGGGCAAGGTGGCGGAGCGCACCCGGGCGCTGCAGGAGGCCAACCGCCAGCTCGAGGAGAAGAACCGCGAGCTGGAGGTGGCCAACCGCCACAAGTCCCAGTTCCTGGCCAACATGAGCCACGAGCTGCGCACCCCGCTCAACGCCATCCTGGGGTACACGGAGCTCGTCCTCGACGAGATCTACGGGCCGGTGCCCGAGCGGCTGCGGGAGGTGCTGGCACGCGTCCAGCAGAACGGCCGCCACCTCCTCCGCCTGATCAACGACGTCCTCGACCTCTCCAAGATCGAGGCCGGCGAGCTGCGCCTGAGCCTCGCCGACTACTCCTTGGCCGACGTGGTGCAGAGCGCCGTCACGGCGGTGGAGCCCCTGGCCGCGGAGAAAGGGCTGGGGCTGCGGGCGGTCGTCCCCGAGGGGCTGCCCCGGGGGCGCGGGGACGAGCGGCGCCTCCTGCAGGTCCTGCTGAACCTCGTGGGCAACGCCGTGAAGTTCACCCCGGCGGGCGAGGTGCGCGTGGCCGTGCGCGTCGTCGGGGACGCCTTGGAGGTGTCCGTCAGCGACACCGGTCCGGGGATTCCGGAGGGCGAGCAGGAGCGCATTTTCGAGGAGTTCCACCAGGTAGACAGCTCGAGCACCCGGCAGGCCGGGGGGACCGGGCTGGGGCTGGCCATTGCGCGACGGATCGTCGCGCTGCACGGCGGGCGCCTCGGGGTGCGCTCGCAACCCGGGCAGGGCTCGACCTTCTGGGTCCTGCTCCCCATCCGTGTGGAGGGGTAA
- a CDS encoding DUF4399 domain-containing protein yields the protein MRTAGRTATLLVGMLLVLAAGRPGPRTDAQPLRRPTVRLLAPAEGAILRRGPVRVVMRVTGARLVPADETHDAATGHFHLYLDKVPEHAGRPIPKGVDGIWHTAETAFVTPNLSPGLHTLILVWAHGDHVPYAPWVSDTVMFEVR from the coding sequence GTGCGCACCGCTGGACGGACAGCCACACTCCTGGTCGGCATGCTCCTCGTGCTGGCGGCCGGACGCCCCGGTCCGCGAACGGACGCCCAACCGCTGCGACGGCCCACCGTGCGGCTGCTCGCCCCGGCCGAGGGGGCGATCCTGCGGCGCGGACCGGTGCGGGTGGTCATGCGGGTCACGGGCGCCCGCCTGGTCCCGGCCGACGAGACGCACGATGCGGCCACCGGGCACTTCCACCTCTACCTGGACAAGGTGCCGGAGCACGCCGGCCGGCCGATCCCCAAAGGGGTGGACGGCATCTGGCATACGGCCGAGACGGCGTTCGTCACGCCGAACCTCTCCCCGGGCCTGCACACGCTCATCCTCGTCTGGGCGCACGGCGACCACGTCCCCTACGCTCCCTGGGTCTCGGACACAGTGATGTTCGAGGTGCGCTGA
- a CDS encoding nitroreductase family protein, whose amino-acid sequence MDAYLAVVSKREVRRYAPRPLPDDLLRRILEAGRASGSSRNRQPWRFVVVRDRERLARLATLLSRPENLAGAAAGVALTLTQPRALFDAGRAAQNLMVAAWALGVGTCPNTPTDAEGVQRLLEVPEGLTVPTVISMGFPAPGQPRPRAGRDPEAILRRVDRLPLHEIAFAETYGRPLA is encoded by the coding sequence ATGGACGCCTACCTGGCGGTGGTGAGCAAGCGCGAGGTGCGACGCTACGCGCCCCGCCCGCTGCCGGACGACCTGCTGCGGCGCATCCTGGAGGCCGGTCGGGCCAGCGGCAGCAGCCGCAACCGACAACCGTGGCGCTTCGTCGTCGTGCGCGACCGGGAGCGCCTGGCCCGGCTGGCCACGCTGCTCAGCCGGCCGGAGAACCTGGCCGGCGCGGCGGCCGGCGTGGCCCTGACGCTCACCCAGCCGCGGGCGCTCTTCGACGCGGGCCGCGCCGCGCAGAACCTCATGGTGGCCGCCTGGGCACTGGGTGTGGGGACCTGTCCCAACACGCCCACCGACGCGGAGGGCGTGCAGCGTCTCCTGGAGGTCCCCGAAGGCCTGACCGTCCCCACCGTCATCTCCATGGGCTTCCCGGCACCGGGCCAGCCCCGCCCGCGCGCGGGGCGCGACCCCGAGGCGATCCTGCGGCGCGTGGACCGCCTGCCGCTCCACGAGATCGCCTTCGCCGAGACCTACGGGAGGCCGCTCGCGTAG
- a CDS encoding SDR family oxidoreductase, which produces MELEGRVALVTGAATGIGRATALALAAAGAAGVVVTYRSAASAAAEAVEAVRARGAEALAVQADVRDDGAVRAMVAQVERRFGRLDVLVNNAGTTRWIPLPDLEALTDEVWQEILDVNLLGAFRCTRAAAPLLAEAGGVVVNVASVSGVLAPATMSSIPYGVAKAGLVHLTRLLAVALAPRVRVNAVAPAFTDTGWMRDHFGEAYAETVERAAARYPLRRIATPEDVAAAILGLVRGGDFVTGQTLLVDGGLSLE; this is translated from the coding sequence GTGGAGCTTGAGGGACGGGTGGCCCTGGTCACCGGCGCGGCCACGGGCATCGGACGCGCCACGGCGCTGGCGCTGGCGGCCGCCGGGGCGGCAGGGGTCGTGGTGACCTACCGGTCGGCCGCATCCGCGGCGGCGGAGGCCGTGGAGGCCGTACGCGCCCGCGGGGCGGAGGCGCTGGCGGTGCAGGCGGACGTGCGGGATGACGGCGCGGTGCGGGCGATGGTGGCCCAGGTGGAGCGGCGCTTCGGCCGCCTCGACGTCCTGGTGAACAACGCCGGCACGACGCGCTGGATCCCGCTCCCCGACCTGGAAGCGCTCACCGACGAGGTCTGGCAGGAGATCCTGGACGTCAACCTGCTGGGCGCCTTCCGCTGCACGCGGGCGGCGGCGCCGCTGCTGGCCGAGGCCGGCGGAGTGGTGGTGAACGTCGCCTCGGTCTCCGGCGTGCTCGCCCCGGCCACGATGTCCTCCATCCCCTATGGCGTGGCCAAGGCGGGGCTCGTCCACCTCACCCGACTGCTGGCGGTGGCGCTGGCCCCGCGCGTGCGCGTGAACGCTGTGGCCCCGGCCTTCACCGACACCGGGTGGATGCGCGACCACTTTGGGGAGGCGTATGCGGAGACCGTCGAGCGCGCTGCCGCCCGCTACCCGCTGCGGCGCATCGCCACCCCCGAGGACGTGGCCGCCGCCATCCTGGGCCTGGTGCGGGGCGGCGATTTCGTCACGGGGCAGACGCTGCTGGTGGACGGGGGGCTGAGCCTGGAATGA
- a CDS encoding IclR family transcriptional regulator has translation MPVQSVERVITLLEALARAGGPVQVRELSAQVGLPRPTVYRLLETLTRHGFAVSADGGFTLGPRILSLAAQRLEQIELRAVGRPVLEALRDATGETVHLAVLEQGQVVYIDKLESPGPLRMASAVGKIMPAHSTALGKAMLALQPPDVVEAVIARHGLPRRTPNTITDRTRLLEELAQVRARGFAIDNVENEEGIRCVGAAVLDHRGRVAGAVSLSGAATSITLERARRELGPRVREAAQAISRALGWTAGREGAR, from the coding sequence ATGCCGGTCCAGTCGGTCGAACGCGTGATCACCCTGCTCGAGGCCCTGGCCCGGGCGGGCGGCCCGGTGCAGGTGCGCGAGCTCAGCGCGCAGGTGGGCCTGCCCCGGCCCACCGTCTACCGCCTCCTGGAGACGCTCACCCGGCACGGGTTCGCCGTCTCCGCAGACGGCGGCTTCACGCTGGGCCCGCGAATCCTCTCGCTGGCCGCCCAGCGCCTGGAGCAGATCGAGCTGCGCGCGGTGGGCCGCCCCGTGCTGGAGGCGTTGCGGGACGCCACCGGCGAGACGGTCCACCTGGCGGTGCTGGAGCAGGGCCAGGTCGTCTACATCGACAAGCTGGAGTCGCCCGGCCCGCTGCGCATGGCCTCGGCCGTGGGGAAGATCATGCCGGCCCACTCCACGGCGCTGGGGAAGGCCATGCTCGCCCTCCAGCCCCCGGACGTGGTCGAGGCGGTGATCGCCCGCCACGGCCTGCCCCGCCGGACACCCAACACGATCACCGACCGGACCCGCCTGCTGGAGGAGCTGGCCCAGGTGCGCGCGCGCGGCTTCGCCATCGACAACGTGGAGAACGAGGAGGGGATCCGCTGCGTGGGCGCGGCGGTCCTCGACCACCGCGGCCGCGTCGCCGGCGCGGTGAGCCTGTCGGGAGCGGCCACGAGCATCACGCTGGAGCGGGCGCGGCGCGAGCTGGGGCCGCGCGTGCGCGAGGCAGCTCAGGCGATCTCCCGGGCGCTCGGGTGGACGGCGGGACGAGAGGGAGCGCGGTGA
- a CDS encoding sugar kinase, with product MPDVVALGEPLVEFVALERGALGEVRTFLRGFGGDTANFAVAAARLGARAGYITRVGDDEFGRACQALWRQEGVDTRGVIVEPGGTTGIYFIALDRDGRHTFTYYRAGSAASRLRPADIDPAYLVEARCFHTSGITQAISEGARAAADEAMARARALGVTVTYDLNVRPRLHPVAELRDIVDAALRRAHIAFLSSEDAEYLFPGAPPETVMEQLLTCGPDLVVLKRGPLGCLVRTATGEVVDAPGWPVTPVDATGAGDAFDAAFVVERLRGRNLEEAARFANAVGALTTQGLGAIAALPTREAVEAFVHRREEEVAP from the coding sequence GTGCCTGACGTGGTCGCCCTGGGTGAACCGCTGGTGGAGTTCGTCGCCCTGGAGCGGGGCGCGCTGGGAGAGGTCCGCACCTTCCTGCGGGGCTTTGGCGGGGACACCGCCAACTTCGCGGTGGCCGCGGCCCGCCTGGGAGCGCGGGCAGGCTACATCACGCGTGTGGGCGACGACGAGTTCGGCCGCGCCTGCCAGGCCCTGTGGCGGCAGGAGGGCGTCGACACCCGGGGGGTGATCGTCGAGCCGGGAGGGACCACCGGCATCTACTTCATCGCGCTGGACCGCGACGGCCGTCACACCTTCACCTACTACCGGGCCGGATCGGCGGCCAGCCGCCTGCGCCCGGCGGATATCGACCCCGCATACCTGGTGGAGGCGCGGTGCTTCCACACGAGCGGCATCACGCAGGCGATCTCCGAGGGGGCCCGCGCCGCCGCAGACGAGGCGATGGCCCGTGCCCGGGCCTTGGGAGTGACCGTCACCTACGACCTGAACGTGCGGCCCCGGCTGCACCCGGTGGCGGAGCTGCGCGACATCGTCGACGCCGCCCTGAGGCGGGCCCACATCGCCTTCCTGAGCAGCGAGGATGCCGAGTACCTCTTCCCCGGGGCGCCCCCGGAGACCGTCATGGAGCAGCTGCTCACCTGCGGACCGGACCTCGTCGTGCTGAAACGCGGCCCGCTGGGCTGTCTCGTGCGCACGGCGACGGGCGAGGTGGTGGACGCACCCGGGTGGCCGGTGACGCCGGTGGACGCCACCGGTGCCGGGGACGCCTTCGACGCCGCCTTCGTGGTGGAGCGGCTGCGGGGTCGAAACCTGGAGGAGGCGGCCAGATTTGCCAACGCGGTGGGCGCACTGACCACGCAAGGACTGGGAGCCATCGCGGCCCTCCCGACCCGGGAGGCGGTGGAGGCCTTCGTGCACCGGCGCGAGGAGGAAGTGGCCCCATGA
- the eda gene encoding bifunctional 4-hydroxy-2-oxoglutarate aldolase/2-dehydro-3-deoxy-phosphogluconate aldolase: MRGGAELSPFGYVLERGVFAVLRLDAPDRALPLAEAIAAGGVRGIEFTCTTPQALTLLEPARARLEGRALVGMGTVTDGQQAREAVAAGAAFLVTPTLSWEVVEVAQERGVPVMMGAFSPTEVLAAWRAGADLVKVFPARIGGPAYLRDLLAPLPDLRLVPSGGVDVESAPAYIRAGAVAVAVGGALVDRALVARGAWAEITARAHALVEAVARARTEGAQAGVGGT; encoded by the coding sequence ATGAGAGGGGGAGCGGAATTGAGCCCGTTCGGCTATGTGCTGGAGCGTGGTGTGTTTGCCGTGCTGCGGCTGGACGCCCCCGACCGGGCGCTTCCCCTGGCCGAGGCGATCGCCGCCGGCGGGGTGCGGGGCATCGAGTTCACCTGTACCACCCCGCAGGCCCTCACCCTGCTGGAACCGGCGCGCGCCCGCCTGGAAGGGCGCGCGCTGGTGGGGATGGGCACCGTCACCGACGGCCAGCAGGCCCGGGAGGCGGTGGCGGCGGGCGCGGCCTTCCTGGTCACCCCCACCCTCTCCTGGGAGGTGGTGGAGGTCGCGCAGGAGCGCGGCGTGCCGGTGATGATGGGCGCCTTCTCCCCCACCGAGGTGCTGGCCGCCTGGCGCGCGGGGGCGGACCTGGTGAAGGTCTTCCCCGCCCGCATCGGCGGGCCGGCCTACCTGCGCGACCTGCTGGCCCCGCTGCCCGACCTGCGCCTCGTCCCCTCCGGGGGGGTGGACGTGGAGTCCGCTCCGGCCTACATCCGGGCGGGCGCGGTGGCGGTGGCGGTGGGCGGGGCGCTGGTGGACCGGGCGCTGGTGGCCCGCGGCGCCTGGGCGGAGATCACGGCACGGGCGCACGCGCTGGTCGAGGCGGTCGCCCGTGCGCGGACGGAGGGGGCCCAGGCGGGGGTGGGAGGGACGTGA
- the rbsD gene encoding D-ribose pyranase produces the protein MKRGGILHPELLAVIARLGHTDRLVIADSGLPIPPSVTRVDLALVAGVPSFLQTLEAVLHELAVEGAVVAEEMGTRSPHVLEAVRRLLGAVPLTFVPHEAFKAQLPAVRAVVRTGEQTPYANIILIAGVTF, from the coding sequence GTGAAGCGAGGCGGCATCCTGCACCCGGAGCTGCTGGCGGTCATCGCCCGCCTGGGGCATACCGACCGCCTGGTCATCGCCGACAGCGGGCTCCCCATTCCCCCGTCGGTGACGCGCGTCGACCTGGCCCTGGTGGCCGGCGTCCCCTCCTTCCTGCAGACCCTTGAGGCGGTGCTCCACGAGCTGGCGGTGGAGGGCGCCGTGGTCGCCGAAGAGATGGGTACGCGCAGCCCGCACGTGCTGGAGGCGGTGCGCCGCCTGCTCGGTGCGGTGCCGCTGACCTTCGTCCCGCACGAGGCGTTCAAGGCCCAGCTCCCGGCGGTGCGCGCCGTCGTGCGCACCGGCGAGCAGACCCCCTACGCGAACATCATCCTCATCGCCGGCGTCACGTTCTGA
- a CDS encoding ribulose-phosphate 3-epimerase produces MEAQGGTVQVVASLMCADLTALGAAVRALEAAGVDGFHVDIMDGLFVPNIVLGPPVVAALRPLTTRPFEAHLMVRDPRPLLPALARAGCALCLVHVESRGRLRRTVEAVRAAGMAAGVALNPQTPPALVEPVLDLVSRVLVMTVRPGFAGRPMVPGAARRVAAVAALLRRTGSGALVEVDGNVNPRTVGPLVAAGARVLVGGSTGLFLPDQPLAVSLVRLRAAAARALAGG; encoded by the coding sequence GTGGAGGCACAGGGAGGGACAGTCCAGGTGGTGGCCTCGCTGATGTGCGCCGACCTGACGGCGCTGGGCGCGGCGGTCCGTGCCCTGGAGGCGGCGGGAGTGGACGGTTTCCACGTCGACATCATGGACGGCCTGTTCGTCCCCAACATCGTCCTCGGGCCGCCGGTGGTGGCGGCCCTGCGCCCCCTGACCACCCGGCCCTTCGAAGCCCACCTGATGGTCCGGGACCCGCGGCCGCTCCTGCCCGCCCTCGCCCGGGCGGGCTGCGCGCTCTGCCTGGTGCACGTGGAGTCACGCGGGAGGTTGCGCCGGACGGTCGAGGCCGTCCGGGCCGCCGGCATGGCAGCGGGCGTGGCCCTCAACCCGCAGACGCCGCCCGCCCTCGTCGAGCCGGTCCTGGACCTGGTGAGCCGCGTCCTGGTCATGACCGTCCGGCCGGGGTTCGCCGGCCGGCCCATGGTGCCCGGCGCGGCCCGGCGCGTGGCTGCGGTGGCGGCCCTCCTCCGCCGCACCGGGTCGGGGGCGTTGGTGGAGGTGGACGGGAACGTCAATCCCCGCACCGTCGGCCCGCTGGTGGCGGCGGGGGCGCGCGTGCTGGTGGGGGGATCGACGGGCCTCTTCCTGCCCGACCAGCCTCTGGCCGTTTCGCTGGTGCGCCTGCGCGCGGCCGCCGCCCGGGCGCTCGCCGGAGGATGA